One Oharaeibacter diazotrophicus DNA window includes the following coding sequences:
- a CDS encoding MFS transporter has product MPLSPLVRARVGVAAIFLVNGMLLGSWAPQVPIVKTRLGLSDLELSAALLAMAIGAVVTMPFTSPLVARFGSAPVTRISAAAMALGLPLAALAPSYAFLLPACLLFGGGMGLSDVGMNTQAVEVETAWRRPIMSGLHAMFSVGGFLAAGAGGLALALTSPTVHALAAAAVALAIVALAGPMLLPGRPEGHGHGGLALPTGPVLVLSLLTFATFMAEGAMLDWTAVWLHEDRGASPALAAAGYSAFACGMAIGRFSGDAVRARTSAVPLVAVGAALAALALAAAVALAEPVAAIAALGVAGLGLSNVVPVLFTAAGKAPGQTAAGGVAAVATTGYLGILAGPPVIGWIAEHAGLSAAFAGLSAGCLAVALSARAAAPADRT; this is encoded by the coding sequence GTGCCCCTCTCACCGCTCGTGCGCGCCCGCGTTGGCGTCGCCGCCATCTTCCTCGTCAACGGCATGCTGCTCGGCAGCTGGGCGCCGCAGGTGCCGATCGTGAAGACGCGCCTCGGCCTCTCCGACCTCGAACTCTCCGCCGCCCTCCTGGCGATGGCGATCGGCGCCGTCGTCACGATGCCCTTCACCAGCCCGCTGGTTGCCCGCTTCGGCAGCGCGCCGGTGACACGGATCTCGGCGGCGGCGATGGCGCTCGGCCTGCCGCTCGCTGCATTGGCGCCGAGCTACGCCTTCCTGCTGCCGGCCTGCCTCCTGTTCGGCGGCGGCATGGGCCTCTCCGACGTCGGCATGAACACCCAGGCCGTCGAGGTCGAGACCGCGTGGCGGCGGCCGATCATGTCGGGCCTGCACGCGATGTTCTCGGTCGGCGGCTTCCTCGCCGCCGGCGCCGGCGGGCTGGCGCTGGCGCTGACCTCGCCGACGGTGCACGCCCTCGCCGCCGCCGCGGTCGCCCTCGCGATCGTCGCCCTCGCCGGCCCGATGCTGCTGCCCGGCCGCCCCGAGGGCCACGGCCACGGCGGCCTCGCCCTGCCGACCGGCCCCGTGCTGGTGCTCTCGCTCCTGACCTTCGCCACCTTCATGGCGGAAGGCGCCATGCTCGACTGGACCGCGGTGTGGCTGCACGAGGACCGCGGCGCCTCGCCGGCGCTGGCCGCGGCGGGCTATTCCGCCTTCGCCTGCGGCATGGCGATCGGCCGCTTCTCCGGCGACGCGGTCCGCGCCCGCACCAGCGCGGTGCCGCTGGTGGCCGTCGGCGCGGCGCTGGCCGCGCTCGCCCTTGCGGCGGCGGTCGCGCTCGCAGAGCCGGTCGCGGCGATCGCCGCCCTCGGCGTCGCCGGCCTCGGCCTTTCCAACGTGGTGCCGGTGCTGTTCACCGCCGCCGGCAAGGCGCCCGGCCAGACCGCCGCCGGCGGCGTCGCGGCGGTGGCCACGACCGGCTACCTCGGCATCCTCGCCGGCCCGCCGGTGATCGGCTGGATCGCCGAGCACGCCGGCCTGTCGGCGGCCTTCGCGGGCCTTTCCGCCGGCTGTCTGGCGGTCGCGCTGTCGGCCCGCGCCGCAGCCCCTGCCGACCGGACCTGA
- a CDS encoding DeoR/GlpR family DNA-binding transcription regulator: MIPIALSPDERQARILDLLAGADRLPVAGLAERFGTSEDSIRRDLRALAGAGRIRRVHGAILPAAVLGGFDQRVGEDAPDKAAIGRAAAALVADAASLLVDGGTTTRAVVAALPRDRRIQVVTTSLPVVDALADHPLAEVVVVGGRFDRHSRTTVGAEAVAAIRGFRADVCLLGLCAVDTAAGITAVGYEEAAVKRAMIEAAARVVAVTTADKIGTVSPNVVGPAAAIDVLVTDRAPAAADAEALAALGVAVVVA; the protein is encoded by the coding sequence ATGATCCCGATCGCCCTCTCCCCCGACGAGCGGCAGGCCCGCATCCTCGATCTCCTCGCCGGCGCCGACCGGTTGCCGGTGGCCGGGCTCGCCGAGCGCTTCGGCACGTCGGAGGACTCGATCCGGCGCGACCTGCGCGCGCTCGCCGGTGCGGGGCGGATCCGGCGGGTGCACGGGGCGATCCTGCCGGCGGCCGTGCTCGGCGGCTTCGACCAGCGCGTGGGCGAGGACGCGCCGGACAAGGCGGCGATCGGACGCGCCGCGGCGGCGCTGGTCGCGGACGCGGCGAGTCTGCTGGTCGACGGCGGCACCACGACGCGTGCGGTGGTCGCGGCGCTGCCGCGCGACCGCCGGATCCAGGTCGTCACCACCAGCCTGCCGGTGGTCGACGCCCTCGCCGACCACCCGCTCGCCGAGGTGGTCGTGGTCGGCGGCCGGTTCGACCGCCACAGCCGCACCACCGTCGGCGCCGAGGCGGTGGCGGCGATCCGCGGCTTCCGCGCCGACGTCTGCCTGCTCGGCCTCTGCGCCGTCGACACCGCCGCCGGCATCACCGCCGTCGGCTACGAGGAGGCGGCGGTGAAGCGGGCGATGATCGAGGCGGCCGCCCGCGTGGTCGCCGTCACCACCGCCGACAAGATCGGCACCGTCTCGCCCAACGTCGTCGGCCCCGCCGCGGCGATCGACGTGCTCGTCACCGACCGCGCCCCCGCCGCCGCCGACGCCGAGGCGCTCGCGGCACTCGGCGTCGCGGTCGTCGTCGCCTGA
- the ilvD gene encoding dihydroxy-acid dehydratase, whose translation MPAYRSRTTTHGRNMAGARGLWRATGMKDEDFGKPIIAVVNSFTQFVPGHVHLKDLGQMVAREIEKAGGVAKEFNTIAVDDGIAMGHDGMLYSLPSRDLIADSVEYMVNAHCADAMVCISNCDKITPGMLMAALRLNIPAVFVSGGPMEAGKVVLADQLKKLDLVDAMVAAADDKISDEDVQAIERNACPTCGSCSGMFTANSMNCLTEALGLSLPGNGSTLATHADRKRLFVEAGHLIVDLARRYYEQDDASVLPRSIATFEAFENAMTLDIAMGGSTNTVLHLLAAAHEAGVDFTMKDIDRLSRRVPVLCKVAPSVQTVHMEDVHRAGGIVSILGELQKNQLIHAGCGTVHSETLGDGLDRWDITRTKSESVKDFYRAAPGGVRTEVAFSTENRWAELDTDREKGVIRSVEHAFSRDGGLAVLYGNIAEDGCIVKTAGVDESILKFTGRARIFESQDASVKAILSNEIKAGDVVLIRYEGPKGGPGMQEMLYPTSYLKSKGLGKACALVTDGRFSGGTSGLSIGHCSPEAAEGGAIGLVEEGDTIVIDIPNRIIRVDVSDEVLAARRAAMDAKGRDGWKPAAPRPRKVTPALRAYAAMATSAARGAVRDVGQIEK comes from the coding sequence ATGCCCGCCTATCGCTCCCGCACCACCACCCACGGCCGCAACATGGCCGGCGCGCGCGGCCTGTGGCGCGCGACGGGCATGAAGGACGAGGATTTCGGCAAGCCGATCATCGCGGTGGTGAACTCGTTCACCCAGTTCGTGCCCGGCCACGTCCACCTCAAGGACCTCGGCCAGATGGTGGCGCGCGAGATCGAGAAGGCGGGCGGCGTCGCCAAGGAGTTCAACACGATCGCCGTCGACGACGGCATCGCGATGGGCCACGACGGCATGCTCTATTCGCTGCCCTCGCGCGACCTGATCGCCGACAGCGTCGAGTACATGGTCAACGCGCACTGCGCCGACGCCATGGTCTGCATCTCCAACTGCGACAAGATCACCCCGGGCATGCTGATGGCGGCGCTGCGCCTGAACATCCCCGCGGTGTTCGTCTCGGGCGGGCCGATGGAGGCCGGCAAGGTCGTGCTCGCCGACCAGCTGAAGAAGCTCGATCTCGTCGACGCCATGGTCGCCGCCGCCGACGACAAGATCTCCGACGAGGACGTCCAGGCGATCGAGCGCAACGCCTGCCCGACCTGCGGCTCCTGCTCGGGCATGTTCACCGCCAATTCGATGAACTGCCTGACCGAGGCGCTCGGCCTGTCGCTGCCCGGCAACGGCTCGACGCTGGCCACCCACGCCGATCGCAAGCGCCTGTTCGTCGAGGCCGGCCACCTGATCGTCGACCTCGCCCGCCGCTATTACGAGCAGGACGACGCGTCCGTGCTGCCGCGCTCGATCGCCACCTTCGAGGCCTTCGAGAACGCCATGACGCTCGACATCGCCATGGGCGGGTCGACCAACACGGTGCTGCACCTGCTCGCGGCCGCCCACGAGGCCGGCGTCGACTTCACCATGAAGGACATCGACCGGCTGTCGCGCCGGGTGCCGGTGCTGTGCAAGGTCGCGCCGTCGGTGCAGACCGTCCACATGGAGGACGTCCACCGCGCCGGCGGCATCGTCTCGATCCTCGGCGAGTTGCAGAAGAACCAGCTGATCCACGCCGGCTGCGGCACCGTCCATTCGGAGACGCTCGGCGACGGGCTCGACCGCTGGGACATCACGCGCACCAAGAGCGAGAGCGTCAAGGACTTCTACCGCGCCGCCCCCGGCGGCGTGCGCACCGAGGTCGCCTTCTCGACCGAGAACCGCTGGGCCGAGCTCGACACCGACCGCGAGAAGGGCGTGATCCGCTCGGTCGAGCACGCCTTCAGCCGCGACGGCGGCCTCGCGGTGCTCTACGGCAACATCGCCGAGGACGGCTGCATCGTGAAGACGGCCGGCGTCGACGAGAGCATCCTGAAGTTCACCGGCCGCGCCCGCATCTTCGAGAGCCAGGACGCCTCGGTGAAGGCGATCCTCTCCAACGAGATCAAGGCCGGCGACGTGGTGCTGATCCGCTACGAGGGCCCGAAGGGCGGCCCCGGCATGCAGGAGATGCTCTACCCGACCAGCTACCTGAAGTCGAAGGGCCTCGGCAAGGCCTGCGCGCTCGTCACCGACGGCCGCTTCTCCGGCGGCACGTCGGGCCTCTCGATCGGCCACTGCTCGCCGGAAGCGGCCGAGGGCGGCGCGATCGGCCTCGTCGAGGAGGGCGACACCATCGTCATCGACATCCCGAACCGGATCATCCGGGTCGACGTCTCCGACGAGGTGCTGGCCGCCCGCCGCGCGGCGATGGACGCCAAGGGCCGCGACGGTTGGAAGCCGGCCGCCCCGCGCCCGCGCAAGGTCACGCCGGCGCTGCGCGCCTATGCCGCCATGGCAACCAGCGCCGCCCGCGGCGCCGTGCGCGACGTCGGCCAGATCGAGAAGTGA
- a CDS encoding Uma2 family endonuclease produces the protein MNARTVIAADGLPRRLFTVADVERMVEVGLIEEDERIELVEGELIPMSPKGNEHEIWKNALVHHWARNCPRELFFAVETTFRLSLDSFVEPDLVVMPRDVGIRGLNASTALLAVEIGVSSLGYDLGRKAALYAQSGLRELWVVDPVAKVVHVRRRPGPTGYALEERHGTDDILVPEFAPALSLRFADLDLPH, from the coding sequence ATGAACGCCCGCACCGTCATCGCCGCCGATGGTCTCCCCCGCCGCCTGTTCACGGTGGCGGACGTCGAACGCATGGTCGAGGTCGGCCTCATCGAGGAGGACGAGCGCATCGAGCTCGTCGAGGGGGAACTCATCCCGATGTCGCCGAAGGGAAACGAGCACGAGATCTGGAAGAACGCTCTCGTCCACCACTGGGCACGGAACTGCCCGCGCGAGCTGTTCTTCGCGGTCGAGACGACGTTTCGTCTGTCGCTCGACAGTTTCGTCGAGCCCGACTTGGTGGTGATGCCGCGAGACGTCGGCATTCGCGGTCTGAACGCCTCGACGGCTCTTCTCGCAGTCGAGATCGGCGTGTCCTCACTCGGATACGACCTCGGCCGAAAAGCCGCGCTCTACGCGCAGTCGGGGCTCCGAGAACTCTGGGTGGTCGATCCGGTGGCGAAGGTCGTCCACGTCCGCCGGCGGCCCGGACCGACGGGCTATGCCCTCGAGGAAAGGCACGGCACCGACGATATCCTCGTGCCAGAGTTCGCGCCGGCCCTTTCGCTGCGCTTTGCCGACCTCGATCTGCCGCACTGA
- a CDS encoding methyl-accepting chemotaxis protein, which produces MSLSIRAKLFLAVGMLLVPLALMSGLFVLQSLKDIHFAEAERGGVAELRALRDDLIGFAAEPAPIGSDRVAATVAALGAPAMPEAVRTAAAALGTAAAGGDAATVAAAFRDLATAIGNESNLILDPDLDSFYVMDTVVVRLPDLIGRAAALDRLAHAQAGAATLGDDAKAAFVMELGLVTAAADTIDASIGTAVAKNADGSVKPALAEPVAALGAATDAFEAAATAAAAALRADGTRAGADLAPLAAARAALVEAAGTTLDAALGNLDHLLAARIDGFATRLWTMLGVAMAVAAAAVAFAVALARSIVRSIDRLVRRIDELGEADIGADVVEARGHDEIAGIARAVAHFRDRTIEKLREADSDERRREIMRRERTALAGVAERLSRTVGRVVEAIERLAGNIQGAVETVGSNAGETRSALGAAVGNLDGASRDLAVVAAAVGELGNSIGEIAGQTGRSAREAGAARERAEHARSVGDHLGRSSERIGEVSKLIASIAAQTNLLALNATIEAARAGEAGKGFAVVAAEVKQLADQTARATGEIESQVAEIRGAAREVAAAVGDVTAAIDGMSNLASAIAGAVEQQSAATAEIDASLDRTAAATREAVDGLARLPALASATETAAGSLDGLSRSLVDLIGSLDREVGALLRDLTDKRRYPRKSADVAVEVAVGGRVARCTLIDVARGGVRLGGLAVLAPGTTVDLAVPGLRRLPATVVWQSGDTTGLAFRDTLLTEAEEDRVAAPLAA; this is translated from the coding sequence ATGTCGCTGTCGATCCGTGCCAAGTTGTTCCTCGCCGTCGGCATGCTGCTGGTGCCGCTGGCGCTGATGTCCGGCCTGTTCGTGCTGCAATCGCTGAAGGACATCCACTTCGCGGAGGCGGAGCGGGGCGGCGTCGCGGAGCTCCGCGCGCTCCGTGACGACCTGATCGGATTTGCCGCCGAGCCCGCGCCGATCGGTTCGGATCGCGTGGCCGCGACCGTCGCCGCCCTCGGCGCGCCGGCGATGCCCGAGGCGGTCCGCACCGCCGCCGCCGCCCTCGGGACGGCCGCCGCCGGCGGCGACGCCGCCACCGTCGCGGCGGCCTTCCGCGACCTCGCGACCGCGATCGGCAACGAGTCCAACCTGATCCTCGACCCCGACCTCGACAGCTTCTACGTGATGGACACCGTGGTGGTGCGCCTGCCCGACCTGATCGGCCGCGCCGCCGCGCTCGACCGCCTCGCCCACGCCCAGGCGGGCGCGGCGACGCTCGGCGACGACGCCAAGGCCGCCTTCGTCATGGAACTCGGGCTGGTCACCGCCGCCGCCGACACCATCGACGCCTCGATCGGGACGGCGGTCGCCAAGAACGCCGACGGCTCGGTGAAGCCCGCGCTCGCCGAGCCCGTGGCCGCGCTCGGCGCCGCCACCGACGCGTTCGAGGCCGCCGCCACGGCCGCGGCGGCCGCGCTCAGGGCCGACGGCACCCGCGCCGGCGCCGACCTCGCCCCGCTCGCCGCCGCCCGCGCCGCACTGGTGGAGGCCGCGGGCACGACGCTCGACGCCGCGCTCGGCAACCTCGACCACCTGCTCGCCGCACGCATCGACGGCTTCGCCACGCGGCTCTGGACCATGCTCGGCGTCGCCATGGCGGTCGCCGCCGCCGCGGTCGCCTTCGCCGTGGCGCTCGCCCGCTCGATCGTGCGCTCGATCGACCGGCTGGTGCGCCGGATCGACGAACTCGGCGAGGCCGACATCGGCGCCGACGTCGTCGAGGCGCGCGGCCACGACGAGATCGCCGGCATCGCGCGCGCCGTCGCCCACTTCCGCGACCGCACCATCGAGAAGCTGCGCGAGGCCGACAGCGACGAGCGCCGCCGCGAAATCATGCGGCGCGAGCGCACCGCTCTCGCCGGCGTCGCCGAGCGGCTGAGCCGGACGGTCGGCCGGGTCGTCGAGGCGATCGAGCGGCTGGCCGGCAACATCCAAGGTGCGGTCGAAACCGTCGGCTCCAACGCCGGCGAGACGCGCTCCGCGCTCGGCGCCGCGGTCGGCAACCTCGACGGCGCCAGCCGCGACCTGGCGGTGGTGGCCGCCGCGGTCGGCGAACTCGGCAACTCGATCGGCGAGATCGCCGGCCAGACCGGACGCTCGGCCCGCGAGGCCGGCGCGGCGCGCGAGCGCGCGGAGCACGCCCGCAGCGTCGGCGACCATCTCGGCCGCTCCTCCGAGCGCATCGGCGAGGTCTCCAAGCTGATCGCCTCGATCGCTGCCCAGACCAACCTGCTCGCGCTCAACGCCACCATCGAGGCGGCGCGCGCCGGCGAAGCCGGCAAGGGCTTCGCCGTGGTCGCGGCCGAGGTCAAACAGCTCGCCGACCAGACCGCGCGCGCGACCGGCGAGATCGAGAGCCAGGTGGCGGAGATCCGCGGCGCGGCCCGCGAGGTCGCGGCCGCGGTCGGCGACGTCACCGCCGCGATCGACGGCATGTCGAACCTCGCCTCGGCGATCGCCGGCGCCGTCGAACAGCAGAGCGCGGCGACCGCCGAGATCGACGCCAGCCTCGACCGCACCGCCGCCGCCACGCGCGAGGCGGTCGACGGTCTCGCCAGGCTGCCCGCGCTGGCCTCGGCCACAGAAACGGCGGCCGGCTCGCTCGACGGCCTCAGCCGGTCGCTGGTCGACCTGATCGGCTCGCTCGACCGCGAGGTCGGCGCGCTGCTGCGCGACCTCACCGACAAGCGGCGCTATCCGCGCAAGTCCGCCGACGTCGCGGTCGAGGTCGCGGTCGGCGGCCGCGTCGCGCGCTGCACGCTGATCGACGTCGCCCGCGGCGGCGTCCGGCTCGGCGGCCTCGCCGTCCTCGCCCCCGGAACGACGGTCGACCTCGCCGTCCCTGGCCTCCGCCGCCTTCCGGCGACGGTGGTCTGGCAGTCCGGCGACACCACCGGCCTCGCCTTCCGGGACACGCTGCTCACCGAGGCGGAGGAGGACCGCGTCGCCGCCCCGCTCGCGGCGTGA
- a CDS encoding aminopeptidase yields MNAPVPSDHDIRLERLAEVAVKVGLGLKAGQELVITAPIQSVPLVRRITAAAYRAGASLVTTLYADDEATLARFAHAPDAAFDVAPAWLYEGMARAYEAGAARLAVSGADPNLLAGQDPDKVARANRATSAAYKPAMKPIVNFDINWTIVSYATPAWARAMFPALSEDEAVAALWRAIFAASRVDVDDPLAAWARHNAGLHARKDFLNAKRFSAVRFRGPGTDLTVGLADDHEWCGGAATSKNGLVCNANIPTEEVFTTPHKDRVDGHVRSTKPLSYQGTLIEDIAVRFEGGRIVEATASRGADVLAKVLDTDAGARRLGEVALVPHSSPISASGLLFYNTLYDENASSHIALGQAYSKCFLDGGAGLSPEDLAARGANSSLIHIDWMIGSGEIDVDGLYADGASEPVMRGGEWV; encoded by the coding sequence ATGAACGCGCCCGTCCCTTCCGACCACGACATCCGCCTCGAACGTCTCGCCGAGGTCGCCGTCAAGGTCGGCCTCGGGCTGAAGGCGGGCCAGGAGTTGGTGATCACCGCCCCGATCCAGTCGGTGCCGCTGGTGCGCCGGATCACCGCCGCGGCCTACCGGGCCGGCGCCAGCCTCGTCACCACCCTCTACGCCGACGACGAGGCGACGCTCGCCCGCTTCGCCCATGCCCCGGACGCCGCCTTCGACGTCGCGCCGGCCTGGCTCTACGAGGGCATGGCCCGCGCCTACGAGGCGGGTGCGGCGCGGCTCGCTGTCTCGGGCGCCGATCCGAACCTGCTCGCCGGCCAGGATCCGGACAAGGTCGCCCGCGCCAACCGCGCCACCTCGGCGGCCTACAAGCCGGCGATGAAGCCGATCGTCAACTTCGACATCAACTGGACCATCGTGTCCTACGCGACGCCGGCCTGGGCCCGTGCGATGTTCCCGGCGCTGTCCGAGGACGAGGCGGTCGCCGCGCTGTGGCGCGCCATCTTCGCCGCCTCGCGCGTCGACGTCGACGATCCCTTGGCGGCCTGGGCGCGTCACAACGCCGGGCTCCACGCCCGCAAGGACTTCCTCAACGCCAAACGCTTCTCCGCGGTGCGCTTCCGCGGGCCGGGCACCGACCTCACCGTCGGCCTCGCCGACGACCACGAGTGGTGCGGCGGCGCGGCGACGTCGAAGAACGGCCTCGTCTGCAACGCCAACATCCCGACCGAGGAGGTGTTCACGACGCCGCACAAGGACCGCGTCGACGGTCATGTCCGCTCGACCAAGCCGCTCAGCTACCAGGGTACGCTGATCGAGGACATCGCGGTGCGCTTCGAGGGCGGGCGGATCGTCGAGGCGACCGCCTCGCGCGGCGCCGACGTGCTCGCCAAGGTGCTCGACACCGACGCCGGCGCGCGCCGGCTCGGCGAAGTCGCGCTGGTGCCGCATTCCTCGCCGATCTCGGCGAGCGGGCTCCTGTTCTACAACACCCTCTACGACGAGAACGCCTCCAGCCACATCGCCCTCGGTCAGGCCTATTCCAAGTGCTTCCTTGACGGCGGCGCCGGCCTGTCGCCGGAGGACCTCGCCGCCCGCGGCGCCAATTCCAGCCTGATCCACATCGACTGGATGATCGGATCGGGCGAGATCGACGTCGACGGCCTCTACGCCGACGGCGCTTCCGAGCCGGTGATGCGCGGCGGCGAGTGGGTCTGA
- a CDS encoding cold-shock protein, with product MNQGTVKWFNTTKGYGFIAPDNGGPDVFVHISAVERSGLGSLADGQKVSFEIVKDRRSGKSSADNLKAA from the coding sequence ATGAACCAGGGCACCGTCAAGTGGTTCAACACCACCAAGGGTTACGGTTTCATCGCTCCGGACAACGGCGGCCCGGACGTTTTCGTCCACATCTCCGCCGTCGAGCGCTCCGGCCTCGGCAGCCTCGCCGACGGCCAGAAGGTCTCGTTCGAGATCGTCAAGGACCGTCGCTCGGGCAAGTCCTCGGCGGACAACCTGAAGGCCGCCTGA
- a CDS encoding response regulator, protein MGALEIIVANEPEPAGVILVVEDEVLIRLDVSDFLRGQGFDVVEAASADEAIAVMASGEHVSLVFTDVQMPGSTDGLGLVRWIRRHRPTVPVIVTSGLSRDRDLSPDLADLAPIEQKPYSEAALLRRIRRRLDL, encoded by the coding sequence ATGGGTGCCCTCGAGATCATCGTCGCCAACGAACCGGAGCCGGCCGGCGTCATCCTCGTCGTCGAGGACGAAGTGCTGATCCGGCTCGACGTTTCGGACTTCCTGCGCGGTCAGGGCTTCGACGTCGTCGAGGCGGCGAGCGCCGACGAGGCCATCGCGGTGATGGCCTCCGGCGAACATGTTTCCCTCGTCTTCACCGACGTGCAGATGCCGGGCTCGACCGACGGGCTCGGCCTCGTGCGCTGGATCCGCCGGCACCGTCCGACGGTGCCGGTGATCGTCACCTCCGGCCTGTCGCGCGACCGCGACCTTTCCCCCGATCTCGCCGATCTCGCGCCGATCGAGCAGAAGCCCTATTCCGAGGCCGCGCTGCTGCGGCGGATCCGCCGGCGTCTCGACCTCTAG
- a CDS encoding sensor histidine kinase: MGQRQIWILAATVFAILCCVGALASVWRDHETTRRLVAAEVSGRVDQLAAHADQGLRNAAAVLTRAADIVAGLDPDDVTDIAPLALRLDDLVVGNPAVGTMWVVDRRGFTWVNNKATTRMRTDVRDRAYLRAVRAQPDGLYVGRPELGSVVPRMRSPVALALHDSKGRFAGAVVAGVDQGFFSTIYGRVLRDPNSGAAALNAAGETLAAAPPAMSGRVAGLAMRIAAAADGDRIEADGWLYAVRRLDDAPVTLVAATDLGVAFADWKARSLRLGAIGAVTVLGFALLTLHGLRAVRREEATAADLRHANETLERRVAERTHTVELLFRELNHRVKNNLQIIASLLRLQIRRTTDPGVKAVLQDSVNRVFAIADVHGELEGGRDGSVRLATYVGRIVDRICEAMRKPDQTIDVTVAVEDVELPLDRAVLVAIALNETVTNAFKHAFSDRAHGRLDIAVRIDAGDLEIAVANDVAEATAEDAPTRGSGLGAQIVDMLVRQMNGSVVVDRDAGYRVVIRVPVDAVAA; this comes from the coding sequence ATGGGGCAGCGGCAGATCTGGATCCTCGCTGCGACCGTCTTTGCCATCCTCTGTTGCGTCGGTGCGCTCGCGAGCGTCTGGCGCGACCACGAGACCACGCGCCGGCTCGTCGCCGCCGAGGTCTCCGGACGCGTCGACCAGTTGGCGGCCCACGCCGATCAGGGCCTGCGCAACGCCGCCGCCGTGCTGACGCGCGCCGCCGACATCGTCGCCGGCCTCGATCCCGACGACGTCACGGACATCGCACCGTTGGCGCTCCGCCTCGACGACCTCGTCGTCGGCAACCCGGCGGTCGGCACGATGTGGGTGGTCGACCGCCGCGGCTTCACCTGGGTCAACAACAAGGCGACCACCCGGATGCGCACCGACGTGCGCGACCGCGCCTATCTGCGGGCGGTGCGCGCGCAGCCGGACGGGCTCTACGTCGGACGGCCGGAACTCGGCAGCGTGGTGCCGCGGATGCGCTCGCCGGTGGCGCTGGCGCTGCACGACTCGAAGGGGAGATTCGCCGGGGCGGTGGTCGCCGGCGTCGACCAGGGCTTCTTCTCGACCATCTACGGCCGCGTCCTGCGCGATCCCAACTCGGGCGCCGCGGCCCTGAACGCCGCCGGCGAGACCCTGGCGGCGGCCCCGCCCGCGATGTCGGGCCGCGTCGCCGGGCTCGCCATGCGGATCGCCGCCGCCGCCGACGGCGACCGGATCGAGGCCGACGGCTGGCTCTACGCCGTGCGCCGGCTCGACGACGCGCCGGTCACACTGGTCGCCGCGACCGATCTCGGCGTCGCCTTCGCCGACTGGAAGGCCCGCTCGCTTCGGCTCGGCGCCATCGGCGCGGTCACCGTTCTCGGCTTCGCGCTCCTGACCCTGCACGGCCTGCGGGCGGTCCGGCGCGAGGAGGCGACCGCCGCGGACCTGCGCCACGCCAACGAGACGCTGGAACGGCGCGTCGCCGAGCGTACCCACACGGTGGAGCTGCTGTTCCGCGAGCTCAACCACCGGGTCAAGAACAACCTGCAGATCATCGCCAGCCTGCTCCGGCTGCAGATCCGGCGCACCACCGACCCGGGGGTCAAGGCGGTGCTGCAGGACAGCGTCAACCGCGTCTTCGCGATCGCCGACGTCCACGGCGAGCTCGAGGGCGGGCGCGACGGCTCGGTGCGGCTCGCCACCTACGTCGGACGGATCGTGGATCGCATCTGCGAGGCGATGCGCAAGCCCGACCAGACGATCGACGTCACCGTCGCCGTCGAGGACGTCGAGCTGCCGCTCGACCGGGCGGTACTGGTGGCGATCGCGCTCAACGAGACCGTGACCAACGCCTTCAAGCACGCCTTCTCCGACCGCGCCCACGGCCGGCTCGACATCGCCGTGCGCATCGACGCCGGCGATCTCGAGATCGCCGTCGCCAACGACGTCGCCGAGGCGACGGCCGAGGACGCGCCGACGCGCGGCTCCGGGCTCGGCGCGCAGATCGTCGACATGTTGGTGCGGCAGATGAACGGGTCGGTCGTCGTCGATCGCGACGCCGGCTACCGCGTGGTGATCCGCGTGCCGGTGGACGCCGTCGCGGCGTGA
- a CDS encoding cupin domain-containing protein has translation MPLAPRLLPASGHGEFPTDERCHILELLNRDELPGVSLARARVEPGVTTELHTLDVREIYVVLSGRGLMEGGGAAFPVGPGDAVDIPAGAPQRVTAVGDDDLVFLCLCLPRFRPEGYRSLEAAAPTP, from the coding sequence GTGCCCCTCGCGCCCCGCCTCCTGCCCGCCTCCGGCCACGGCGAGTTCCCGACCGACGAGCGCTGCCACATCCTGGAGCTCCTGAACCGTGACGAGCTGCCGGGGGTGTCGCTCGCCCGCGCCCGTGTCGAGCCCGGCGTCACCACCGAGCTCCACACCCTCGACGTCCGCGAGATCTACGTGGTGCTGTCCGGCCGCGGCCTGATGGAGGGCGGCGGCGCGGCCTTCCCGGTCGGCCCCGGCGACGCGGTCGACATCCCCGCCGGCGCGCCGCAGCGCGTCACCGCCGTCGGCGACGACGACCTCGTCTTCCTTTGCCTGTGCCTGCCGCGGTTCCGGCCGGAGGGCTACCGCTCGCTCGAGGCCGCCGCGCCGACGCCGTGA